A genomic window from Lotus japonicus ecotype B-129 chromosome 1, LjGifu_v1.2 includes:
- the LOC130734595 gene encoding uncharacterized protein LOC130734595 isoform X1, with translation MVNKKRNPRSKQPPPATTTDPNAVSDEAIRIVTSQSAAVPRSAIKAECERALTALRRGNNARALKLMKDCCSRHENSPHSAFLHRVHGTVCVKVAEVMDDPNAKQRYLKNAVDCGKKAVELSPNSIEFAHFYASSLYDTASDGGEYEEVAHVCERALAVETPNDPAKESLQEESQQKIQTAEARVAHVQSELRQLIQKANIASFSCWMKTLGNGEDRFRLIPIGRTSEEPVDERQVQARRGNEIKKVIKSPEERRKEIEVRVAAARLLQHNKSEPPPPQSQDDRDGTHERAVDTYSSGNRRKYGHARNNGSSAEREGLVRSYWNGMSLDMKMGLLRVKVCDLKSHFGSLKDPLPKEVLSEALSYAEVNRTWKFWLCYCCGEKLPSAEAHGRHVVQEHMGNLAPKMQRLLPQNVGSEWIEMILNCSWKPVDVAAAIEMIVNREKFRDSSSHYDSYLGRPRDGYIDCFEDASDIYDDEGSTNYSVHNCTTENTDYCKSEENDIRGGVEAEGSITCNFADSWPISNDSERAKLLGKIRAVFEVLIRHKCLAANHLSKVIQFTVDEIQGLIGGSQLLNYGVDQTPMCICFLRAAQLKKMLQFLQEVSYACGLGIYTDKSNSPMDDLHNASEVPEIKEKIVLNGDASCLLLDECSLPTQVTLGRAQGIVLDDASAPTSTNGVSHNTDALLSWIFSGSPSGDQLISWMRTREDRSHHGIDIVQMLDKEFYHLQSLCEKKYDRLSYKEALQEVEDLCLEEGNRRENVGGFVQQSYESVLKKRRDELIESENEAMYVSNRFEADAIASVLQEAEAIKVNRFGYEEAYANVTSNLRDLESGEEDEWRTKEYLHRMDSCVEIAVQKLKEHLSIELSKIDARIMKKVTEMQKLELKLGPISAYDYRVILLPLVKSYLRALLEDLAEKDATEKSDAAREAFLAELALDSKKIVKGGSENTRHLEKTKDRKKNKDHRKARDLNASRGHEQLLLQTAIPDSYPVSSDSNYLDSEMVVSMKGDDLDPQEEEFRRKIELEKEEKKLEETLEFQRRIENEAKQRHLAGQQKKSSGTYLEKLADRTQDYELRADVDVRGVNEHIRPPMLVQCPSNTDGVLITKTNGSMVPIKSSPDLAAQKNLCMHHSKDRQADLANGIVTENGLRFPDRPVGKNHRRHKNSSRLVNGNLESIGMEKENEVTHTDNHFREKAKVHNNQDANNVSGDYGSKMVKVVELKDDEEERFQADLKLAVRQSLDTHQAHRKVPSVSSLNKPQSALEVDSVGFPLVEETAENVNGIIGTGLKNEVGEYNCFLNVIIQSLWHLSRFRKEFLGRSRSEHDHVGNPCVICALYDIFTAMDVASKDSKREAVAPTSLRIALNNLYPDSNFFQESQMNDASEVLAVLFDCLHLAFTCSSSVSDIESVESSCMGSWDCTNRNCIVHSLFGMDIFERMNCYHCGLESRHLKYTSFFHNINTNALRTMKVSLRRVMCAESSFDELLNLVEMNDQLACDPEVGGCGKLNYIHHFLSTPPHVFMTVLGWQNSCESADDITATVEALSTEMDISVLYRGLDPKSTHSLVSVVCYYGQHYHCFAYSHDHEQWIMYDDKTVKIIGGWTDVLQMCKRGHLQPQVLFFEAVN, from the exons ATGGTGAACAAAAAGCGAAATCCTCGCTCCAAACAGCCGCCGCCGGCCACCACAACCGACCCGAACGCGGTTTCCGATGAAGCTATCAGAATCGTTACTTCTCAATCCGCCGCTGTGCCGCGCTCCGCGATCAAAGCGGAGTGCGAGCGAGCCCTAACTGCTCTCCGGCGCGGCAACAACGCTCGTGCTCTGAAGCTGATGAAGGATTGCTGCTCCCGCCACGAGAATTCGCCTCACTCGGCGTTCCTCCACCGCGTCCACGGCACGGTGTGTGTCAAAGTCGCGGAGGTTATGGACGACCCGAACGCGAAGCAGAGGTACCTGAAGAACGCCGTCGACTGCGGGAAGAAAGCGGTTGAGCTCTCGCCGAATTCGATCGAGTTCGCGCATTTCTACGCGAGCTCGCTCTATGATACCGCGAGCGATGGCGGCGAGTATGAGGAGGTGGCGCATGTGTGTGAGAGGGCATTGGCGGTGGAAACCCCTAACGACCCGGCGAAGGAGAGTTTGCAGGAGGAGAGCCAGCAGAAGATACAGACGGCGGAGGCGCGTGTGGCTCACGTGCAGAGTGAGCTTCGGCAGCTGATTCAGAAGGCCAACATTGCTTCATTTTCGTGCTGGATGAAGACATTGGGCAATGGGGAGGACAGGTTTCGGTTGATTCCGATTGGTAGGACCAGTGAGGAACCAGTGGATGAGAGGCAGGTTCAGGCTAGAAGGGGGAATGAGATCAAGAAGGTGATCAAGTCCCCTGAAGAGAGGAGGAAAGAAATCGAAGTTCGAGTTGCGGCTGCGAGGTTGTTGCAGCACAACAAGTCTGAGCCGCCGCCGCCGCAATCTCAGGATGATAGGGATGGAACTCATGAAAGGGCAGTGGATACATACTCTTCTGGTAATAGAAGAAAGTATGGACATGCTAGAAACAATGGGTCTTCGGCTGAGAGGGAGGGTTTGGTGCGCTCCTATTGGAATGGGATGAGTTTGGATATGAAGATGGGGTTGCTTAGGGTTAAAGTTTGTGATCTCAAGTCACACTTTGGGTCTTTGAAGGATCCTTTGCCAAAGGAGGTTTTGTCCGAGGCTTTGTCCTATGCTGAGGTTAATAGAACTTGGAAGTTCTGGCTTTGCTACTGTTGTGGGGAGAAGTTGCCGAGTGCAGAAGCTCATGGGCGGCACGTTGTGCAGGAACATATGGGGAATCTCGCCCCCAAAATGCAGAGGCTTTTGCCCCAAAATGTTGGTAGTGAATGGATTGAGATGATTCTTAATTGTTCTTGGAAGCCTGTGGATGTGGCTGCAGCTATAGAAATGATTGTAAATAGAGAAAAATTCAGAGATTCTTCATCACATTATGATTCTTACTTGGGTCGTCCTAGAGACGGGTACATTGATTGTTTTGAAGACGCAAGTGACATTTACGATGATGAAGGAAGTACAAATTATAGTGTTCACAACTGTACAACAGAAAATACTGACTATTGTAAAAGTGAGGAAAATGATATTAGAGGTGGTGTTGAAGCCGAAGGGTCTATAACATGTAACTTCGCTGATAGTTGGCCTATATCCAATGACTCTGAACGTGCAAAACTGCTAGGGAAAATTCGTGCAGTATTTGAGGTGCTTATTAGGCACAAATGTCTTGCTGCTAATCATCTTAGCAAGGTCATACAATTTACGGTGGATGAGATACAGGGTCTTATTGGCGGTTCTCAACTCCTAAACTATGGTGTGGACCAAACACCTATGTGCATTTGTTTTCTGAGAGCGGCCCAGCTCAAGAAGATGCTCCAATTTTTACAGGAAGTATCTTATGCTTGTGGTTTGGGTATCTACACTGACAAAAGTAATAGTCCCATGGATGATTTGCACAATGCCAGTGAAGTTCCTGAGATCAAAGAGAAGATTGTTCTCAATGGAGATGCATCATGCCTCCTACTTGATGAGTGTTCACTACCAACACAAGTCACTCTTGGTAGAGCTCAGGGGATTGTATTGGATGACGCATCTGCCCCGACTTCTACTAATGGGGTTTCACACAATACCGATGCTTTGCTATCATGGATATTTTCAGGTTCACCTAGTGGGGATCAATTGATATCATGGATGCGCACAAGAGAAGATAGAAGCCATCACGGAATAGACATTGTCCAGATGCTCGACAAGGAGTTTTATCACCTACAGAGCCTCTGTGAGAAGAAGTATGATCGTTTAAGTTATAAGGAAGCTTTGCAAGAAGTAGAGGATCTTTGTCTTGAAGAAGGTAATAGGAGGGAGAATGTTGGTGGATTCGTCCAGCAAAGCTATGAGTCTGTCCTAAAAAAGAGGAGAGATGAGCTCATTGAGAGTGAGAATGAGGCGATGTATGTTAGCAATAGGTTTGAAGCAGATGCTATTGCAAGTGTTCTGCAAGAAGCAGAAGCAATTAAAGTTAATCGATTTGGGTATGAGGAAGCTTATGCTAATGTAACTTCTAATTTACGTGATTTGGAATCtggtgaagaagatgagtggAGAACGAAAGAGTATTTGCATCGAATGGATAGCTGTGTAGAAATTGCTgttcagaaactgaaggagcaCTTATCTATAGAG CTTAGCAAAATTGATGCACGAATAATGAAAAAAGTTACAGAGATGCAGAAATTGGAACTCAAACTTGGGCCTATTTCTGCTTATGATTATCGAGTGATATTATTGCCTCTAGTGAAGTCATACCTAAGG GCTCTTTTGGAAGATTTGGCAGAGAAAGATGCGACAGAGAAATCTGATGCTGCAAGAGAAGCTTTTTTGGCTGAACTTGCTCTTGATTCTAAGAAGATTGTTAAAGGGGGAAGTGAGAACACAAGACATTTGGAGAAGACAAAAGACAGGAAGAAGAATAAAGATCATAGAAAAGCAAGAGATTTAAAT GCTTCACGTGGTCATGAGCAGCTCTTGCTTCAAACTGCAATTCCTGA TTCCtatccagtttcatctgatagCAACTATCTAGACTCTGAGATGGTTGTTTCAATGAAAGGTGATGACTTGGATCCACAAGAAGAGGAATTTAGACGTAAAATTGAGCTCGAAAAGGAGGAAAAAAAACTTGAAGAAACTTTGGAATTTCAGCGGAGGATAGAAAATGAAGCTAAACAGAGGCACCTTGCTGGGCAACAAAAGAAATCATCTGGGACATATTTAGAGAAACTGGCAGACAGAACTCAAGATTATGAATTGAGGGCGGATGTTGATGTCCGAGGTGTAAATGAACACATAAGACCACCTATGCTG GTACAGTGCCCTAGCAATACGGATGGCGTGCTTATTACCAAAACAAATGGATCCATGGTACCAATTAAATCTTCACCTGATTTAGCTGCCCAAAAGAATCTTTGTATGCATCATTCAAAAGATAGGCAAG CAGATTTGGCTAATGGAATAGTTACGGAGAATGGTCTTCGCTTTCCTGATCGTCCTGTAGGAAAAAATCATAGGCGACATAAGAATTCTTCTAGATTAGTAAATGGAAATTTGGAATCTATTGGAATGGAAAAAGAGAATGAGGTTACACATACTGACAATCACTTCAGAGAGAAGGCTAAAGTCCACAACAACCAAGACGCTAATAATG TTTCGGGAGACTATGGATCAAAGATGGTGAAAGTGGTGGAACTTAAAGATGATGAGGAGGAAAGATTCCAAGCTGATCTTAAATTAGCAGTACGCCAAAGTCTAG aCACACATCAAGCACATAGGAAAGTGCCTTCAGTTTCCAGTTTGAACAAGCCTCAGAGTGCTTTAGAAGTGGATAGTGTGGGTTTTCCATTGGTGGAAGAAACAGCTGAGAATGTGAATGGAATTATTGGTACTGGGCTGAAGAATGAAGTAGGTGAATATAATTGTTTTCTCAATGTTATTATACAG TCATTGTGGCATTTAAGCCGCTTTAGGAAGGAATTTCTTGGAAGATCAAGATCAGAGCATGATCATGTGGGCAATCCTTGTGTTATCTGTGCACTGTATGACATCTTTACTGCCATGGATGTTGCATCAAAGGATTCCAAGAGAGAAGCAGTAGCACCTACTTCCCTGAGGATAGCTCTAAACAATCTATATCCAGATAGTAACTTTTTCCAGGAG TCTCAGATGAATGATGCTTCTGAAGTACTGGCAGTGTTATTTGACTGCCTCCACCTAGCATTTACTTGTAGTTCAAGTGTTTCTGATATCGAATCAGTGGAAAGCAGCTGCATGGGATCTTGGGATTGTACAAACCGTAATTGTATAGTACATTCACTATTTGGAATGGATATTTTTGAACGAATGAATTGCTATCACTGTGGTCTTGAGTCCAGGCACTTGAAGTATACTTCCTTCTTTCACAATATAAATACCAATGCCCTTCGGACAATGAAGGTATCTTTACGAAGG GTTATGTGTGCTGAAAGCTCCTTTGATGAGCTTTTGAATTTAGTGGAGATGAACGATCAGCTGGCTTGTGATCCAGAAGTTGGTGGTTGTGGCAAGCTCAACTACATTCATCACTTTCTTTCAACTCCACCACATGTTTTTATGACAG TTCTAGGTTGGCAAAATTCATGTGAGAGTGCTGATGATATAACAGCAACTGTTGAAGCCCTGAGCACTGAGATGGATATTAGTGTCCTTTATCGGGGTTTAGATCCTAAAAGCACCCATAGCTTGGTTTCCGTG GTTTGCTACTATGGGCAGCATTATCATTGCTTTGCATATAGCCATGACCATGAACAATGGATTATGTATGATGATAAGACTGTCAAG ATAATTGGTGGATGGACTGATGTTCTTCAAATGTGTAAACGAGGGCATTTACAACCCCAGGTTCTGTTTTTTGAAGCTGTAAATTAG
- the LOC130734595 gene encoding uncharacterized protein LOC130734595 isoform X4, translated as MVNKKRNPRSKQPPPATTTDPNAVSDEAIRIVTSQSAAVPRSAIKAECERALTALRRGNNARALKLMKDCCSRHENSPHSAFLHRVHGTVCVKVAEVMDDPNAKQRYLKNAVDCGKKAVELSPNSIEFAHFYASSLYDTASDGGEYEEVAHVCERALAVETPNDPAKESLQEESQQKIQTAEARVAHVQSELRQLIQKANIASFSCWMKTLGNGEDRFRLIPIGRTSEEPVDERQVQARRGNEIKKVIKSPEERRKEIEVRVAAARLLQHNKSEPPPPQSQDDRDGTHERAVDTYSSGNRRKYGHARNNGSSAEREGLVRSYWNGMSLDMKMGLLRVKVCDLKSHFGSLKDPLPKEVLSEALSYAEVNRTWKFWLCYCCGEKLPSAEAHGRHVVQEHMGNLAPKMQRLLPQNVGSEWIEMILNCSWKPVDVAAAIEMIVNREKFRDSSSHYDSYLGRPRDGYIDCFEDASDIYDDEGSTNYSVHNCTTENTDYCKSEENDIRGGVEAEGSITCNFADSWPISNDSERAKLLGKIRAVFEVLIRHKCLAANHLSKVIQFTVDEIQGLIGGSQLLNYGVDQTPMCICFLRAAQLKKMLQFLQEVSYACGLGIYTDKSNSPMDDLHNASEVPEIKEKIVLNGDASCLLLDECSLPTQVTLGRAQGIVLDDASAPTSTNGVSHNTDALLSWIFSGSPSGDQLISWMRTREDRSHHGIDIVQMLDKEFYHLQSLCEKKYDRLSYKEALQEVEDLCLEEGNRRENVGGFVQQSYESVLKKRRDELIESENEAMYVSNRFEADAIASVLQEAEAIKVNRFGYEEAYANVTSNLRDLESGEEDEWRTKEYLHRMDSCVEIAVQKLKEHLSIELSKIDARIMKKVTEMQKLELKLGPISAYDYRVILLPLVKSYLRALLEDLAEKDATEKSDAAREAFLAELALDSKKIVKGGSENTRHLEKTKDRKKNKDHRKARDLNASRGHEQLLLQTAIPDSYPVSSDSNYLDSEMVVSMKGDDLDPQEEEFRRKIELEKEEKKLEETLEFQRRIENEAKQRHLAGQQKKSSGTYLEKLADRTQDYELRADVDVRGVNEHIRPPMLVQCPSNTDGVLITKTNGSMVPIKSSPDLAAQKNLCMHHSKDRQADLANGIVTENGLRFPDRPVGKNHRRHKNSSRLVNGNLESIGMEKENEVTHTDNHFREKAKVHNNQDANNVSGDYGSKMVKVVELKDDEEERFQADLKLAVRQSLDTHQAHRKVPSVSSLNKPQSALEVDSVGFPLVEETAENVNGIIGTGLKNEVGEYNCFLNVIIQSLWHLSRFRKEFLGRSRSEHDHVGNPCVICALYDIFTAMDVASKDSKREAVAPTSLRIALNNLYPDSNFFQESQMNDASEVLAVLFDCLHLAFTCSSSVSDIESVESSCMGSWDCTNRNCIVHSLFGMDIFERMNCYHCGLESRHLKYTSFFHNINTNALRTMKVMCAESSFDELLNLVEMNDQLACDPEVGGCGKLNYIHHFLSTPPHVFMTVLGWQNSCESADDITATVEALSTEMDISVLYRGLDPKSTHSLVSVVCYYGQHYHCFAYSHDHEQWIMYDDKTVKIIGGWTDVLQMCKRGHLQPQVLFFEAVN; from the exons ATGGTGAACAAAAAGCGAAATCCTCGCTCCAAACAGCCGCCGCCGGCCACCACAACCGACCCGAACGCGGTTTCCGATGAAGCTATCAGAATCGTTACTTCTCAATCCGCCGCTGTGCCGCGCTCCGCGATCAAAGCGGAGTGCGAGCGAGCCCTAACTGCTCTCCGGCGCGGCAACAACGCTCGTGCTCTGAAGCTGATGAAGGATTGCTGCTCCCGCCACGAGAATTCGCCTCACTCGGCGTTCCTCCACCGCGTCCACGGCACGGTGTGTGTCAAAGTCGCGGAGGTTATGGACGACCCGAACGCGAAGCAGAGGTACCTGAAGAACGCCGTCGACTGCGGGAAGAAAGCGGTTGAGCTCTCGCCGAATTCGATCGAGTTCGCGCATTTCTACGCGAGCTCGCTCTATGATACCGCGAGCGATGGCGGCGAGTATGAGGAGGTGGCGCATGTGTGTGAGAGGGCATTGGCGGTGGAAACCCCTAACGACCCGGCGAAGGAGAGTTTGCAGGAGGAGAGCCAGCAGAAGATACAGACGGCGGAGGCGCGTGTGGCTCACGTGCAGAGTGAGCTTCGGCAGCTGATTCAGAAGGCCAACATTGCTTCATTTTCGTGCTGGATGAAGACATTGGGCAATGGGGAGGACAGGTTTCGGTTGATTCCGATTGGTAGGACCAGTGAGGAACCAGTGGATGAGAGGCAGGTTCAGGCTAGAAGGGGGAATGAGATCAAGAAGGTGATCAAGTCCCCTGAAGAGAGGAGGAAAGAAATCGAAGTTCGAGTTGCGGCTGCGAGGTTGTTGCAGCACAACAAGTCTGAGCCGCCGCCGCCGCAATCTCAGGATGATAGGGATGGAACTCATGAAAGGGCAGTGGATACATACTCTTCTGGTAATAGAAGAAAGTATGGACATGCTAGAAACAATGGGTCTTCGGCTGAGAGGGAGGGTTTGGTGCGCTCCTATTGGAATGGGATGAGTTTGGATATGAAGATGGGGTTGCTTAGGGTTAAAGTTTGTGATCTCAAGTCACACTTTGGGTCTTTGAAGGATCCTTTGCCAAAGGAGGTTTTGTCCGAGGCTTTGTCCTATGCTGAGGTTAATAGAACTTGGAAGTTCTGGCTTTGCTACTGTTGTGGGGAGAAGTTGCCGAGTGCAGAAGCTCATGGGCGGCACGTTGTGCAGGAACATATGGGGAATCTCGCCCCCAAAATGCAGAGGCTTTTGCCCCAAAATGTTGGTAGTGAATGGATTGAGATGATTCTTAATTGTTCTTGGAAGCCTGTGGATGTGGCTGCAGCTATAGAAATGATTGTAAATAGAGAAAAATTCAGAGATTCTTCATCACATTATGATTCTTACTTGGGTCGTCCTAGAGACGGGTACATTGATTGTTTTGAAGACGCAAGTGACATTTACGATGATGAAGGAAGTACAAATTATAGTGTTCACAACTGTACAACAGAAAATACTGACTATTGTAAAAGTGAGGAAAATGATATTAGAGGTGGTGTTGAAGCCGAAGGGTCTATAACATGTAACTTCGCTGATAGTTGGCCTATATCCAATGACTCTGAACGTGCAAAACTGCTAGGGAAAATTCGTGCAGTATTTGAGGTGCTTATTAGGCACAAATGTCTTGCTGCTAATCATCTTAGCAAGGTCATACAATTTACGGTGGATGAGATACAGGGTCTTATTGGCGGTTCTCAACTCCTAAACTATGGTGTGGACCAAACACCTATGTGCATTTGTTTTCTGAGAGCGGCCCAGCTCAAGAAGATGCTCCAATTTTTACAGGAAGTATCTTATGCTTGTGGTTTGGGTATCTACACTGACAAAAGTAATAGTCCCATGGATGATTTGCACAATGCCAGTGAAGTTCCTGAGATCAAAGAGAAGATTGTTCTCAATGGAGATGCATCATGCCTCCTACTTGATGAGTGTTCACTACCAACACAAGTCACTCTTGGTAGAGCTCAGGGGATTGTATTGGATGACGCATCTGCCCCGACTTCTACTAATGGGGTTTCACACAATACCGATGCTTTGCTATCATGGATATTTTCAGGTTCACCTAGTGGGGATCAATTGATATCATGGATGCGCACAAGAGAAGATAGAAGCCATCACGGAATAGACATTGTCCAGATGCTCGACAAGGAGTTTTATCACCTACAGAGCCTCTGTGAGAAGAAGTATGATCGTTTAAGTTATAAGGAAGCTTTGCAAGAAGTAGAGGATCTTTGTCTTGAAGAAGGTAATAGGAGGGAGAATGTTGGTGGATTCGTCCAGCAAAGCTATGAGTCTGTCCTAAAAAAGAGGAGAGATGAGCTCATTGAGAGTGAGAATGAGGCGATGTATGTTAGCAATAGGTTTGAAGCAGATGCTATTGCAAGTGTTCTGCAAGAAGCAGAAGCAATTAAAGTTAATCGATTTGGGTATGAGGAAGCTTATGCTAATGTAACTTCTAATTTACGTGATTTGGAATCtggtgaagaagatgagtggAGAACGAAAGAGTATTTGCATCGAATGGATAGCTGTGTAGAAATTGCTgttcagaaactgaaggagcaCTTATCTATAGAG CTTAGCAAAATTGATGCACGAATAATGAAAAAAGTTACAGAGATGCAGAAATTGGAACTCAAACTTGGGCCTATTTCTGCTTATGATTATCGAGTGATATTATTGCCTCTAGTGAAGTCATACCTAAGG GCTCTTTTGGAAGATTTGGCAGAGAAAGATGCGACAGAGAAATCTGATGCTGCAAGAGAAGCTTTTTTGGCTGAACTTGCTCTTGATTCTAAGAAGATTGTTAAAGGGGGAAGTGAGAACACAAGACATTTGGAGAAGACAAAAGACAGGAAGAAGAATAAAGATCATAGAAAAGCAAGAGATTTAAAT GCTTCACGTGGTCATGAGCAGCTCTTGCTTCAAACTGCAATTCCTGA TTCCtatccagtttcatctgatagCAACTATCTAGACTCTGAGATGGTTGTTTCAATGAAAGGTGATGACTTGGATCCACAAGAAGAGGAATTTAGACGTAAAATTGAGCTCGAAAAGGAGGAAAAAAAACTTGAAGAAACTTTGGAATTTCAGCGGAGGATAGAAAATGAAGCTAAACAGAGGCACCTTGCTGGGCAACAAAAGAAATCATCTGGGACATATTTAGAGAAACTGGCAGACAGAACTCAAGATTATGAATTGAGGGCGGATGTTGATGTCCGAGGTGTAAATGAACACATAAGACCACCTATGCTG GTACAGTGCCCTAGCAATACGGATGGCGTGCTTATTACCAAAACAAATGGATCCATGGTACCAATTAAATCTTCACCTGATTTAGCTGCCCAAAAGAATCTTTGTATGCATCATTCAAAAGATAGGCAAG CAGATTTGGCTAATGGAATAGTTACGGAGAATGGTCTTCGCTTTCCTGATCGTCCTGTAGGAAAAAATCATAGGCGACATAAGAATTCTTCTAGATTAGTAAATGGAAATTTGGAATCTATTGGAATGGAAAAAGAGAATGAGGTTACACATACTGACAATCACTTCAGAGAGAAGGCTAAAGTCCACAACAACCAAGACGCTAATAATG TTTCGGGAGACTATGGATCAAAGATGGTGAAAGTGGTGGAACTTAAAGATGATGAGGAGGAAAGATTCCAAGCTGATCTTAAATTAGCAGTACGCCAAAGTCTAG aCACACATCAAGCACATAGGAAAGTGCCTTCAGTTTCCAGTTTGAACAAGCCTCAGAGTGCTTTAGAAGTGGATAGTGTGGGTTTTCCATTGGTGGAAGAAACAGCTGAGAATGTGAATGGAATTATTGGTACTGGGCTGAAGAATGAAGTAGGTGAATATAATTGTTTTCTCAATGTTATTATACAG TCATTGTGGCATTTAAGCCGCTTTAGGAAGGAATTTCTTGGAAGATCAAGATCAGAGCATGATCATGTGGGCAATCCTTGTGTTATCTGTGCACTGTATGACATCTTTACTGCCATGGATGTTGCATCAAAGGATTCCAAGAGAGAAGCAGTAGCACCTACTTCCCTGAGGATAGCTCTAAACAATCTATATCCAGATAGTAACTTTTTCCAGGAG TCTCAGATGAATGATGCTTCTGAAGTACTGGCAGTGTTATTTGACTGCCTCCACCTAGCATTTACTTGTAGTTCAAGTGTTTCTGATATCGAATCAGTGGAAAGCAGCTGCATGGGATCTTGGGATTGTACAAACCGTAATTGTATAGTACATTCACTATTTGGAATGGATATTTTTGAACGAATGAATTGCTATCACTGTGGTCTTGAGTCCAGGCACTTGAAGTATACTTCCTTCTTTCACAATATAAATACCAATGCCCTTCGGACAATGAAG GTTATGTGTGCTGAAAGCTCCTTTGATGAGCTTTTGAATTTAGTGGAGATGAACGATCAGCTGGCTTGTGATCCAGAAGTTGGTGGTTGTGGCAAGCTCAACTACATTCATCACTTTCTTTCAACTCCACCACATGTTTTTATGACAG TTCTAGGTTGGCAAAATTCATGTGAGAGTGCTGATGATATAACAGCAACTGTTGAAGCCCTGAGCACTGAGATGGATATTAGTGTCCTTTATCGGGGTTTAGATCCTAAAAGCACCCATAGCTTGGTTTCCGTG GTTTGCTACTATGGGCAGCATTATCATTGCTTTGCATATAGCCATGACCATGAACAATGGATTATGTATGATGATAAGACTGTCAAG ATAATTGGTGGATGGACTGATGTTCTTCAAATGTGTAAACGAGGGCATTTACAACCCCAGGTTCTGTTTTTTGAAGCTGTAAATTAG